TGattaataaatgtaatatatttttaataaattatcaaactattatttatcttattgtTGAACAGTATTAGTTGAAAAAGAAATTTCGAAAATTAAAATACGTCGTaatgtaatattattaaattgactacatattatatataataaatatattatttaatgttattgacagtcaaatttacttaaaatacattaattaattaagtgtatattatatttaataaatgaactgtatattatatttaataaatatagcattaaataaatatattattaattagtagaattatttgataaaaatattgacAAATTTAAGTATATGGTAATATAATTTACTAAAACTAGTTTCTTAAAAAAGGGACTAGAGTACTTCCCATTATCTTTCTCGCTCTCCCCTTTCCCTCTACGATCTAGGTGTTCATTGTTTTTGCCACGATTACATGTTCTCCTTGCTCGTTTCCTTTCCTCCCATTCACTTTCTCTTGCCCACTCTCTCTTCATCACTTCTGCTCATCCTTCCATATCTGCAACACAGAAACTCATACCATAGTGGATGTTTATCATTAAAGAAACGCCAACGCCAATTTGATTACAAGTTCAAATTAAAAGATTTAAGTCCTTCACTCCCAAACCACCCTCATACTTTGGCATACAAACTGTCTCCCAATCAATCCGCAGAATTTTAAAACCACCCACATTCCCATTCCACAAAAATCTCCTCtgtattttaatcaattttgcAATTATCTTTTACTGGGTCtgtaagaaaggaaaaaaatttatcaatgcAATCCTTCCACCCATGGACAATTAATTGTCTCCCCTTCCAGCAACACAGCttcttaacaaattaataactgGTGCCCACGAAACTCCTCGTCTATGATTTGCCAATAGGCAACCAAAGGAATTTAAAAGGAAGTGATGCCACAGAACAATATAAAAAAGCTGCTGCACTTTCCAGAAAATCAGGAGAGGCATGCACACCGAAAAGCGTGCTCTTAGAGAAATTTACCTTTAGTACAGAAGCTAGCTAGTTCAAAGCTTCGAAGAAAAGCCTTAATAATAGCCCACAGATTTTCCCAACATGCCCCTCCAACCAAAAAAGAGTCATCTGCATATTGTAACTTAGAGAAACAGATGCCATGATTGACCTTGAAACCTTTGAACAATCCCAATTCAACTGATTTATTTAACACGCCAGTTAGACCCTCTGCTaccataagaaattaaaagggagccaatattatttaaataaaaattaatgatggACCGGGGAGAGTGACGTATTTCATTTTATATCCTGAACTCTTCCCTTGATTCTTGTTGTATTATCCTTTTTACGcagtagttttttttaatagtgattTTATAGTATGTCCTCCCCCTAAATTTTGCAGTTTAAGCTTTGTAAGGTTGACCTGTTAAGTTTTGGTAGAAGGCTGGAAGAATGCTCTATATAAAAAGAACATGTCTCCATCACTTCACTTCGTTGTGCCCGTGTATCAAACTCCATTGCAGAGATTAGAGAATAACAGCATTACATTTTGGGTCAGTCAGTCAGTTCGTTATTTTGCACTCAATTAAGTCAAGGTGAATGTCATTTATTATGATTTCACTTCAATGTAGAAATAGTATACTACTTataatcaatatattattatgatttcacttctgaaattttatatataattagacTTTCATGTTTGGGGATTTTTCTTAGGGATTTTTCTATTACTTAATAGGAAGACTTTCATGTTTGGGGATTTTCAAATGAAGCTAActtaaacttatttttcctgGCTGCACAGTTactgaagaaaagaaagattaagGCACCTTTTGCTTCACTggacaaaattaaagaaagtaatTAAGGACATTTTCTCATGGCACCAATTGGTAAAAAGAggaaattttctctcatgtgtagcCATTGTATTGATACAAAACACCAATCTACTATtggaaaaattactttttttggcCATGCAAAGAATCTCATTACTATCAATTGATATAAAAGCCATGAAGCATTTAGCGACCCTTGATTTGCCAGCAACTGGCATATTGTCGGCAAAGACTTTAGTTGCCATTTATATGACTTCTAAAAGGATTCACTGTATATCCATGTGCACCCTGATCTTATGCTGATTCCTCCCTTAGGATGAGGTGTCCGTTGCAGGTTTTTTTATCCTTAGATTCATATTTGTAATACTCTGATCGAATTCCTGAAAGAATATCTTAAGCTTTGAGGACTTAACGTAGTCACAAGAGGTTGGTGACTAAACTAGGATAGATCCCAGTGCACTCTTCTCTAGCATTTCTCTTTAGTTTACAACGTTTTGTGAATTTGCATAACGGCATAGCttgcaattattataaaatatgttaatttgttttccttatcattattaatataatcGTTTTCATCAAAAGGTTGCCACCGTGTATTAATTCAACAATCATATTCTACAAGTACTAGACAAAAGTtttacaaataagtttcaaactAACTTCATTTCCCTATTGAATTTGTTGGCCAATTGGGTTATTAATTTGTGAATTTTCATATCCGATTTTActaattcttttattaaaatattatagtgAACATGATAACGTATTTTCTTTCATCATATGTATTTCCTACAATGATAATATGTTttggaacacaaaaaaaaatggtgaaaatttatttaatcaacTAACTTAGACTAAGTTAAACAACAATCAAtcattgcttagtgcaatcTGTGTGCTTAAAGGACACGGTGTTCATTTGGAGATCATAACCAACCAAGAGGTTTTGCTGAGCCAAGTTCCCAAAGACGGCACCAGTTTCAGTTGGCTGGAAAGCAAAGCACACTACATCATCGGCCACTTGAACAAAGGTGTTGATAGCATTTAAAGTGACATCTGCACCACTAAAATGTGCTGTGATCACTGGTACACTTGCATCTAGTTTATCAGGTGTAACTTTGTAGCAAAGACCCAACACTTGATTTGGATCCCTAACACGCTGCAATATCACTGTCTTTGCTACTGCTGCTTCCAACTTTGAGTAAACACCATTTGGCAAAGCAGTGAGCGTTGTACCTGAGTCAATTATGATATTTCCCTTTCCACCAGATCCAGGGCTTCCAAACTCTATTCTATTGCGTCCTACACTGAATGCTTCTAGGGTTAGGAAGTAGAATACTAGTCCATTTTTTGAGAATAATGGGGTTGAGACGGTCCCACGCCCGGAAACCACGGCAGCATTTCCAAAATTGAGTTTGCTGGATGCAGTAGACAGCCCTGGTACCAAACAATATGAAAACTTCCCACCTGTTGAAGGACTCAATTGAGTTATAAGGGACATGGGTCCGCGCCCTAGGCCAACGATGCCGGAATTTTTCTCTTCAATGCCAATAGCATTGTAACGCCCGCATCCTATCACAGTTCCAGGAAATTGGACAGGAGAGCCATTGGTGGAGCCTAAAGTGAGGGTCTCCACACTAAGATCTCCTAGTGACTGTGACCCATCCACATAATGAATGCTATATAAACAATGTTTCCTAGAGGAGCAAAAGGTACCTTGAACAGATTGACATGTATTAGAAGGGCAAGGTAGGGTTTTGTATGTTTGGGATTTTGAAGAATCAAATATAGGAGTGGTTTGTTCGTAGCATTTTTTACATGGTTGGCATTGCAGCCAAATGATGTCACTACCCGTATCAAGAATTCCAAAGACCTGGAGTGATGGGGTTCCTACTGAATAACTAATGAGGTATTCACCTAGAGCTGATATAACAGTGGTCTCAGGTGAGTTTGGAGAGACAAAAGATTGGTTCAAATGATTGGCACGGTTAATGGAACGATGCACGGCATTAGCAACTCGTTGGAATTGAGTTTCTGTGGGACTAAAGAATGGTGATCTTGATGAGTCACGGTGGATCATCTCCACACTAAAGCCACCATTGAAAGCCTCTAAGTAAAAGATGTTGCAAAGATAGAATAAAACTAGGGCAAGAGTTGAAGGTGATGATGTTTTCATGACTAAGATGCAAAGAAGTGAATAAACAATCTctcaaattatttgaatatttaactacTAGCACATTCCTCCTGGCCTTTTATAGGATTCTAATGGCCGGAAGCATTGATAAATTTTCGTGGAGGATTTTGAATGCACATTAAGTGTGTATTATCTTTTCAATCCGATTTATTTCAcattaaagaattaattaagatttatatGTTGGATCATTTAATTAAGACAAGTTGCTTACTATTTCCAACTTTGTTGgtagtatattttaatataaaacacttaaatatgtaataatcataataattaatgCTAATAGTAGTTCACAcatatataaacataataattcatatattaatttctatgcttaaaattttgaatacatattatttttaataaatttagtaattaatttaaaatttaattttgacggaagtaattatttttatttttcaatcaattttacttACAATATACCAATTGtatgatatttattaaatataataaattcctCAACATTGATTATtgaatgtaatatatttttaataaattatcaaactattatttttcttattgttgAACAGTATTAGTTggaaaagaaatttcaaaaattaaaatacattgtaatgtaatattattaaattgactacatattgtatataataaatatattatttgatgtTATTGACAGTCAAATTTACTTAAAttgcattaattaatataataaatacattatttaatgttattgactgtcaaatttacttaaaatgcattaattaatataataaatatattatttaatattattgacaGTCAAATTTacctaaaattcattaattaatataataaatatattatttaatgttattgacATTCAAATTTACTTAagtgtatattatatttaataaatgtagcatttaataaatatattatcaattagtagaattatttgataaaaatattgacAAATTTAAGTATATGGTAGTATAATTTACTAAGACTTGTTTCTTATGAAAGGGACTTGTTGGAGTACTTCCCATTGTTTTTCTCACTCTCCCCTTTCCCTCTACGAGCTAGGTGTTCATTGTTTTTGCCACGACAACATTGCCCCGTCTCATGTTCTCCTTGCTCGTTTCCTTTCCTCCCATTCAATTTCTCTTGCCCACTCTCTCTTCATCACTTCTGCTCATCCTTTGTTTCTCTCCATCACCTACTCCTTGTCATGCTGCCATGGATGGGGTTTTTCCTAGCTTTTTTATTTCGACACTAAGATATGTGACTTGTGGTTGGAATGTGAAAACACGTTGTTGGAATGGGAGATTGtagtggtttattttattttgctgtataaaaatgcaacaaaacttattttataatattattcattaatataaattttgagggtttaaaattttcataaattgtatttttaaaaccATCAGAAAATACACAATTAGCCACgtcaaaaagtattttaatagcGTCAAATTTTAAGACCAGAATGGGCGATTTCCAAATAAGGGGAACTAAtaaatcacttttaaatttgtgaacaaaagaaaaacttcgCGCCTCAATAACAGgcgtcaattttttttttaagccaaCAATTAAATATAAGCATATGGCATATGATGACTATGACATACTGACATATGTTTACATGAGTGCCCTTAGCCACATCAACAATGAGCGTTACATCGTCCATGACAAGGGACTAAGAAAAGCTAGCTATTTCCTAACTTCGgggatatgtaaaaaaaattattattttgggaGCCAAAAATAAACTTGGCCCaaattttagaaactaaaaccATGTACAAACATACTTTTAAGGAGTTAACCTTTTCCGATAAATATTCTTTCAAACATGTAGACAACTAATTTAGAAAACATGACTacctttttagtttctaaacaaCTCTCCTTGTAGTTTTGCTTCTAAATATGCATAATCTATGTCTGGAAAACTTCTACTGTAGGCTATTGTTTCACACCTTCTCCATGCTTATGAATTTTGTCTTGTCATTTAAAGCACACTCATAACTAACATTAGTAGCTAAGTTCAGATGACTTATGGTTTGCTTCTAGAAtgtttgtaataattaaaactCAAGCTTTTGGAGGAATTTGAGTCTTCTACCTCTTCTGGATGCAATGGTGGTAATGTTACTTATTGTTATTGTGATAGGAAGGTTGTGATTTGAACTTCAAAAACAACTAAGAAACTAGGGAAGCTGCTCTACACATGTTGATTGCCAAAGGTTGGAGAATTTTGGCCTGAATGTGTATGGTTACTTCCcctgtttttatatttttttattcatattttgtgACTGTTTTATTCATCAATCTTTTGGTATAGAATAATGGATCATGTGATTACTTTAAATGAGTTCGTGTTGGTCATGATGAGAAGAGGAAGGAAGACCTTATGCTAGACTAATGTGTTACTCTTTGAAGTCAAGATTTTGAAGAACTCTATTTTTGTTctgtttattatattattgataatGCTATGTTACTTGTTGTGGTTGAGTTAGTCAATTACGTAAATCGTTGGTTATCTTAACAGCTTCTAGTTAGAGTTAGTTAAACCTGTTAGGTTAGTTATGGTTAGTTACAACTAATCTAACGCTGCGTCATGTACATATATACTACAGCTTTCTGATAATAGATTCGAGATGCATATTTGATCTTCCAAAACGTCAATTCACTTCTTTTGCTGCACCTTGTAACTCAGCTATGGCTTCCATATTCTCTATCTCCTTTCACCGAAACTTGATCTtcaacatggtatcagagcactTCAAATGAGGAGCTCTGCTGCGCACATACATCTCACTCTTCTTCTCGAACGATTCACTAACCACCATGAACGAAACAACTTTCAACAATGTCGAAAGCTATCTGTATCTTCATCCTAGTGAAAACCCAGCTACTGCCCTTGTCTCCCCAGTACTGGATTCAACTAACTATCACTCGTGGAGCCGTTCCATGGTCACTGCTCTTAGCGCCAAAAACAAGTTGGAGTTCGTCGACGGGACTGCACCGGAACCATTGAAGACCGATAGGCTATACGGGGCATGGCGGCGATGCAATAACATGGTCGTCTCCTGGATCGTCCACTCCGTGGCAACTTCCATAAGGCAAAGTGTGCTTTGGATGGATAAAGCAGAAGATATTTGGAGAGATTTAAAATCGAGATATTCACAGGGTGACTTATTGAGAATTTCCGATCTGCAGCAAGAAGCGTCAACATTAAAACAGGGAGCCCTTTCAATAACCGAATACTTTACCCGATTACGCGTGATCTGGGACGAGATAGAAAGCTTTAGGCCTGACCCAATCTGCACCTGCAACGTCCGGTGTTCTTGCTCGGTTTCCACCATTATCGGACAAAGAAAGCTCGAAGATCGAGCTATGCAGTTCCTGAGAGGTTTAAATGAGCAATATACAAACATTCGATCTCATGTCTTACTTATGGATCCCATACCACCCATATCGAAGATTTTCTCCTATGTAGCACAGCAAGAACGGCAATTATTAGGTAACTGTTCTCCTAATCTCAATTTCGAAACTAAGGAAATTTCCATTAATGCTGCAAGGTCTGCTTGTGAATACTGTGGACGAAGTGGCCACACAGAAAGTGTGTGCTACAAGAAGCATGGTATGCCCTCTAATCATGAAACAAGATACAAAAGCAATGGGGGAAGAAAGACCTGTACCCACTGCGGAAAGATGGGCCACACGGTTGATGTATGTTACCGAAAGCACGGATACCCGCCGGGATATAAACCCTACAATGGAAGAACCACAGTTAACAACGTGGTAACGATGAGTGACAAGTTTCAGGAAGATCAAATCCAGCATCATGAAGCCCAAGATTTTGTTCGATTCTCACCTGAGCAACATAAGGCTCTGCTCGCTTTAATCCAACGGCCGTCGACGGGAAGCACGGCGCCGGAACAAACCAAACAGGTTGCATCCATATCATCTTGTACCACTGACAAACCTTCTACCCCAGGTATATCTTCATCCATCATAAGCTCCTGGATACTAGATTCGGGAGCCACCGATCATGTGACTTGTTCCTTGAATTATCTTCATGCATATAAACCTATCAAACCAGTTGCAGTGAAACTTCCGAATGGTCACCATGTACAGGCCACCCATTCAGGCACAGTACACCTTTCGAAGGCCATAACCTTGTTCAACGTCTTATACATACCCACGTTCACTTTCAATCTCATCTCTATCTCTAAACTTGTGTCCTCCACTAATTGTGCACTGATTCTTTCTTCCAATTCATGTATGCTACAGGACACGAACAAACGTACGAAGATTGGTATAGTTGAGGAGAGACATGGCTTATATCATCTCATTCCAGACCAACACAATAAAATTGTTTGCTCGACCATTGTCCACCCTAAGTGCAATGTTATACCTATTGATCTCTGGCATTTTCGAATGGGCCATCTATCAACGGAAAGGCTTCAATGTATGAAACCCCATTATCCTATTCtgaatcatgataaaaattttGTGTGTAATACGTGCCATTATGCGAAACATAAAAAGCTTTCCTTTTCCTCAAGCACTTCACACGCATTGCACAATTTTGATTTACTTCACATGGACATCTGGGGTCCTTGTTCGAAAGCATCCATGCATGgtcataagtattttttaaccaTTGTAGATGATCATTCAAGGTTCACGTGGATACATCTTATGCATTCTAAGGCAGAAACACGAAACATCATTATAGGATTCATTACATTTATTGAAACTCAACATAACAAGAGAGTGAAAACAATACGGAGTGATAATGGGCCCGAATTTCTTATGCCCAGCTACTTTAAATCAAAAGGAATCGTGCATCAAACATCATGC
The nucleotide sequence above comes from Glycine soja cultivar W05 chromosome 11, ASM419377v2, whole genome shotgun sequence. Encoded proteins:
- the LOC114375826 gene encoding aspartic proteinase CDR1-like, which gives rise to MKTSSPSTLALVLFYLCNIFYLEAFNGGFSVEMIHRDSSRSPFFSPTETQFQRVANAVHRSINRANHLNQSFVSPNSPETTVISALGEYLISYSVGTPSLQVFGILDTGSDIIWLQCQPCKKCYEQTTPIFDSSKSQTYKTLPCPSNTCQSVQGTFCSSRKHCLYSIHYVDGSQSLGDLSVETLTLGSTNGSPVQFPGTVIGCGRYNAIGIEEKNSGIVGLGRGPMSLITQLSPSTGGKFSYCLVPGLSTASSKLNFGNAAVVSGRGTVSTPLFSKNGLVFYFLTLEAFSVGRNRIEFGSPGSGGKGNIIIDSGTTLTALPNGVYSKLEAAVAKTVILQRVRDPNQVLGLCYKVTPDKLDASVPVITAHFSGADVTLNAINTFVQVADDVVCFAFQPTETGAVFGNLAQQNLLVGYDLQMNTVSFKHTDCTKQ
- the LOC114374170 gene encoding uncharacterized protein LOC114374170, which gives rise to MGHTVDVCYRKHGYPPGYKPYNGRTTVNNVVTMSDKFQEDQIQHHEAQDFVRFSPEQHKALLALIQRPSTGSTAPEQTKQVASISSCTTDKPSTPGHEQTYEDWYS